The following are encoded together in the Lactuca sativa cultivar Salinas chromosome 1, Lsat_Salinas_v11, whole genome shotgun sequence genome:
- the LOC111879287 gene encoding F-box/FBD/LRR-repeat protein At1g13570 isoform X2, with amino-acid sequence MENYRAGLVTCAKEDRISILPEHLIDSILERVPLEEAVRTSILSKNWRYRWTTMRALVFDECFSRKFAKNGAFGRNGFIRIINQVLFLHKGPILKFHLHIPNIVLDSFQDIDQWMSFLSRNGVMELILTNFNRRYELPSYLFSCLELTKLKLQNCFLKPPPKFEGFLNLEDLYLRNVDFGANLCGPQISLPQLKKLSMYSCTNVSNFNIKATRIWSLAVFTCPGVMLLQLLHSPCITRFAIRDFVQGERMNLERVLRNLPVIEALYIDGSSLKFLSAENIPKWLPHPVNSLKHLRLRNFEVGDLDQLHGALCLLRNSPNLKSSVIQLYMEPQVDVGLASNHLDTPNCLDYTLKQLQTVEIISLEGSGPELLFIKLLLAHSPSLESLTNRPSRDSDVQKRFDIAKDVMQFPRASTNAKMFYLDLEP; translated from the exons ATGG AGAATTATAGAGCAGGGCTTGTAACTTGTGCTAAAGAAGATAGAATCAGTATCTTACCTGAACACTTGATAGACTCAATCTTAGAGCGGGTCCCGCTTGAAGAGGCTGTAAGGACAAGCATTTTATCCAAAAATTGGAGGTACAGATGGACCACAATGAGGGCGCTTGTTTTTGATGAATGCTTCTCCAGAAAATTTGCAAAAAATGGAGCTTTTGGTCGTAATGGGTTTATAAGGATCATAAACCAAGTCTTGTTCCTTCACAAGGGTCCTATCTTGAAATTTCATCTCCATATACCAAACATAGTTCTTGATAGCTTCCAAGACATTGATCAATGGATGTCATTCTTATCAAGAAACGGTGTCATGGAACTCATCCTTACTAATTTTAATCGACGTTATGAACTTCCTTCTTATTTGTTTTCTTGTTTGGAGTTGACAAAACTGAAACTGCAAAACTGCTTCTTAAAGCCACCACCCAAGTTTGAAGGATTtcttaatcttgaagatctttATCTCAGGAATGTTGATTTTGGGGCTAACTTGTGTGGACCTCAAATCAGCTTGCCACAGCTAAAGAAGTTGTCCATGTATTCATGCACAAATGTATCAAATTTCAACATCAAGGCTACAAGAATCTGGAGTTTGGCTGTCTTCACTTGTCCAGGTGTCATGTTGCTCCAGTTATTGCATAGTCCATGCATCACTCGTTTTGCTATACGAGATTTTGTTCAAGGGGAAAGAATGAATTTGGAAAGGGTGTTACGTAACTTGCCTGTAATTGAAGCTTTATATATCGATGGTAGTTCTCTTAAG TTTTTATCGGCAGAAAATATTCCAAAGTGGCTTCCACATCCGGTTAATAGCTTAAAGCATTTGAGGTTGCGAAATTTTGAAGTTGGTGATTTGGATCAACTTCATGGTGCTCTTTGTTTGCTTCGAAACTCACCGAATCTAAAAAGTTCTGTAATACAATTGTATATG GAGCCTCAAGTTGATGTGGGACTAGCTTCGAATCATTTGGATACTCCAAACTGCTTGGACTATACATTGAAACAATTGCAGACTGTGGAGATAATATCTTTAGAAGGATCAGGACCAGAACTGCTTTTTATAAAGCTTCTTCTTGCCCATTCCCCTTCTCTCGAAAGTCTTACCAATAGACCAAGTAGAGATTCTGATGTTCAAAAAAGATTTGACATTGCTAAAGATGTTATGCAGTTCCCTCGAGCATCAACAAATGCAAAAATGTTCTACTTGGATCTAGAACCATAA
- the LOC111879287 gene encoding F-box/FBD/LRR-repeat protein At1g13570 isoform X1, protein MTENYRAGLVTCAKEDRISILPEHLIDSILERVPLEEAVRTSILSKNWRYRWTTMRALVFDECFSRKFAKNGAFGRNGFIRIINQVLFLHKGPILKFHLHIPNIVLDSFQDIDQWMSFLSRNGVMELILTNFNRRYELPSYLFSCLELTKLKLQNCFLKPPPKFEGFLNLEDLYLRNVDFGANLCGPQISLPQLKKLSMYSCTNVSNFNIKATRIWSLAVFTCPGVMLLQLLHSPCITRFAIRDFVQGERMNLERVLRNLPVIEALYIDGSSLKFLSAENIPKWLPHPVNSLKHLRLRNFEVGDLDQLHGALCLLRNSPNLKSSVIQLYMEPQVDVGLASNHLDTPNCLDYTLKQLQTVEIISLEGSGPELLFIKLLLAHSPSLESLTNRPSRDSDVQKRFDIAKDVMQFPRASTNAKMFYLDLEP, encoded by the exons ATGACAGAGAATTATAGAGCAGGGCTTGTAACTTGTGCTAAAGAAGATAGAATCAGTATCTTACCTGAACACTTGATAGACTCAATCTTAGAGCGGGTCCCGCTTGAAGAGGCTGTAAGGACAAGCATTTTATCCAAAAATTGGAGGTACAGATGGACCACAATGAGGGCGCTTGTTTTTGATGAATGCTTCTCCAGAAAATTTGCAAAAAATGGAGCTTTTGGTCGTAATGGGTTTATAAGGATCATAAACCAAGTCTTGTTCCTTCACAAGGGTCCTATCTTGAAATTTCATCTCCATATACCAAACATAGTTCTTGATAGCTTCCAAGACATTGATCAATGGATGTCATTCTTATCAAGAAACGGTGTCATGGAACTCATCCTTACTAATTTTAATCGACGTTATGAACTTCCTTCTTATTTGTTTTCTTGTTTGGAGTTGACAAAACTGAAACTGCAAAACTGCTTCTTAAAGCCACCACCCAAGTTTGAAGGATTtcttaatcttgaagatctttATCTCAGGAATGTTGATTTTGGGGCTAACTTGTGTGGACCTCAAATCAGCTTGCCACAGCTAAAGAAGTTGTCCATGTATTCATGCACAAATGTATCAAATTTCAACATCAAGGCTACAAGAATCTGGAGTTTGGCTGTCTTCACTTGTCCAGGTGTCATGTTGCTCCAGTTATTGCATAGTCCATGCATCACTCGTTTTGCTATACGAGATTTTGTTCAAGGGGAAAGAATGAATTTGGAAAGGGTGTTACGTAACTTGCCTGTAATTGAAGCTTTATATATCGATGGTAGTTCTCTTAAG TTTTTATCGGCAGAAAATATTCCAAAGTGGCTTCCACATCCGGTTAATAGCTTAAAGCATTTGAGGTTGCGAAATTTTGAAGTTGGTGATTTGGATCAACTTCATGGTGCTCTTTGTTTGCTTCGAAACTCACCGAATCTAAAAAGTTCTGTAATACAATTGTATATG GAGCCTCAAGTTGATGTGGGACTAGCTTCGAATCATTTGGATACTCCAAACTGCTTGGACTATACATTGAAACAATTGCAGACTGTGGAGATAATATCTTTAGAAGGATCAGGACCAGAACTGCTTTTTATAAAGCTTCTTCTTGCCCATTCCCCTTCTCTCGAAAGTCTTACCAATAGACCAAGTAGAGATTCTGATGTTCAAAAAAGATTTGACATTGCTAAAGATGTTATGCAGTTCCCTCGAGCATCAACAAATGCAAAAATGTTCTACTTGGATCTAGAACCATAA